A stretch of the Rosa rugosa chromosome 5, drRosRugo1.1, whole genome shotgun sequence genome encodes the following:
- the LOC133713061 gene encoding uncharacterized protein LOC133713061 isoform X2: MANPNGAAVKEKPDDLEISSIGSLYSGPWDKKYWSSSRGKDRYPYPIGYGAVRAHNGSTYKMEIQEGPKGPLFSIIAADGQSCSGQTPDIAWDKFQKKCFPRTKIWHGKRFSCKIDGVEFFGFKNPFVQRLLRELATDVNGAAEQSLLPSSSCNGASRTDVDNRSPEAYSDLGRPQITGKRSRKRESGNAKSSSRTGINKTTTEDLVSISEASSPIKGSKRHCNNGNPMPSSLNEEHDIPAVLPPLVHLVPVHQEESEISAKDHLPLDSVGFFNHLSKDNIPEDSNGPGKCKATPAAINMSVDERKPGTKMEDISFPMAPNDQNVDATIPQDCQGLTDVELFAPDTLDFTQDKTADSSSTIQLFAPDTLDSEGKNADSSSTIQDRSTMDVVIADGLLTESHPEEETPTVKSNASSQNIDFDSVGQEMAKSMMAFLLPQAIPLLNKGSKKKKGSGIPSEVLPFTVKSQKESNEITAPSPGLMPSNKDAKGKKMHTQSTDIDPIAPTKSIIPDSLDDDQNGDHVSNHLISLSDKAEPDQHNSDGAFPMNSHGHLVSSNEHGHNLAGNEHGHLLAANEYNKLIDDQQETSGSNDAYPSEEVGMASTGRLQECGQYILESLPVCATPYRKVFSEEITEKFHIDECPVGITLSSKKMNETAVDPTKDIVDDNRRGMLNSLNISEKETAAKTLSTKTENLSFSQVPKLVYTRKKVQTISHMKGNNSGPVSKSIICKNNVPETYPSTETLQVGSSDDNSNIRDSFCAEAKIVGRSSLNAEKPSMNSKAVLNSMGPAVLQDLIVGEKDTSYFCDLFVSHLENQVDKNVVGHENLLQFKDSETSHKQGPSFSCDPNSIPFSSDLKPHNMELNNGLVGILEFVGCYTHPVPVLSVLLSTKGNHIYICVLCGLLVGKDISLFIYKVDIEELKVGHPSLVGHTSVTLPDLTDYFGGMALGRSCLQLTPDGQCLVLLDSIKTPFCRQGKTHCLCTTCASSCSEENAVKIVQVKLGYVSLVARLKAVESQRCILVCEPSNLVSVGKTGRLHLWVMDSTWSAQMEYMVMPSEDCISPGIVELKRIPNCTHLIVSHNGYGEFSLWDIFKRILVSRFLVPSASICQFFPISLFAWQMNFPVSSHFDMEEHVNQMMASTSKKQFLSEGEDVAVCLLVSSSDFDAQQDYESGDCHPNPVGRWRLALMVKNMVIFGTALDSRASVIGASAGQGICGTCDGLVYMWELSSGTKLGTMHHFKGGGVSCISTDDSRSGAVAIAGDNQVLVYLRSRKYSVN, translated from the exons ATGGCGAACCCTAACGGCGCCGCCGTCAAAGAGAAACCAGACGATCTGGAAATCAGCTCCATCGGTTCCCTCTACTCCGGCCCTTGGGACAAGAAGTACTGGAGCTCCTCTAGG GGGAAGGATCGATATCCGTATCCGATTGGGTATGGAGCTGTTCGAGCTCATAATGGGAGTACATATAAGATGGAAATTCAAGAGGGTCCTAAAGGACCTTTGTTTTCG ATTATTGCTGCCGATGGACAATCATGTTCCGGGCAAACCCCAGATATTGCTTGGGATAAATTCCAGAAGAAATGCTTTCCCCGCACAAAGATTTGGCATGGGAAGAGATTTTCGTGCAAGAtagatggtgtggag TTTTTTGGGTTTAAAAATCCATTTGTCCAGAGGCTACTTCGGGAGCTGGCAACAGATGTTAACGGAGCAGCAGAGCAAAGTTTGTTACCCTCGAGCTCCTGCAATGGAGCTTCTAGAACAGACGTTGATAACCGCTCCCCAGAGGCATATTCAGACTTGGGAAGACCACAAATCACAGGGAAGAGAAGTAGGAAACGTGAAAGTGGAAATGCAAAGTCATCCAGTCGGACAGGCATAAATAAGACTACAACTGAAGATCTGGTATCCATTTCTGAAGCTTCGAGTCCAATAAAAGGGAGTAAGAGACATTGTAATAATGGGAATCCCATGCCTTCTTCTTTAAATGAAGAACACGATATACCAGCAGTGTTGCCACCATTAGTGCATTTAGTACCGGTTCATCAAGAAGAGAGTGAGATTTCAGCCAAAGATCATTTGCCATTGGATTCTGTTGGCTTCTTCAATCATCTCAGCAAGGATAATATCCCTGAAGATTCAAATGGTCCTGGAAAATGTAAAGCCACTCCGGCAGCCATCAACATGTCCGTGGATGAAAGAAAACCT GGTACCAAGATGGAAGACATTAGTTTTCCAATGGCACCAAATGACCAAAATGTAGATGCTACAATTCCACAAGATTGCCAAGGTCTTACTGATGTTGAACTTTTTGCTCCTGATACCTTAGATTTTACACAAG ACAAAACAGCTGATTCGTCTTCAACTATCCAACTGTTTGCGCCTGATACCTTAGATTCAGAAG GTAAAAATGCGGATTCTTCTTCAACTATCCAAGATAGAAGCACCATGGATGTGGTCATTGCTGATGGGCTGCTGACTGAATCACATCCGGAAGAAGAAACGCCCACTGTTAAATCAAATGCAAGTTCCCAGaatattgattttgattcagTTGGTCAGGAAATGGCAAAGTCCATGATGGCATTTCTTCTTCCACAGGCTATTCCTCTCCTCAATAAGGGCTCTAAGAAGAAAAAGGGTTCTGGTATCCCTTCAGAAGTTCTGCCTTTTACAGTGAAATCTCAGAAGGAAAGCAATGAAATCACTGCTCCATCCCCTG GTTTAATGCCTTCCAATAAAGATGCAAAGGGGAAAAAGATGCATACCCAATCTACTGATATTGATCCAATTGCTCCAACAAAGTCTATTATTCCTGACAGTTTAGATGATGATCAAAATGGTGACCACGTATCCAATCACTTGATATCTTTGTCTGATAAGGCTGAACCTGATCAGCATAATTCTGATGGTGCATTCCCTATGAATAGTCATGGACATCTTGTTTCCAGCAATGAGCATGGTCATAATCTTGCTGGCAATGAGCATGGACATCTTCTTGCTGCCAATGAGTATAACAAATTGATAGATGATCAGCAAGAGACCAGCGGAAGCAACGATGCATATCCGTCTGAGGAAGTGGGCATGGCTTCAACTGGGAGGCTTCAGGAATGTGGCCAGTACATACTTGAGTCTCTTCCAGTTTGTGCAACTCCATATAGAAAAGTCTTTTCTGAAGAAATCACGGAGAAGTTCCATATTGATGAATGCCCAGTAGGTATTACTCTCAGTTCTAAGAAAATGAATGAAACTGCAGTTGATCCTACCAAAG ATATTGTTGATGATAACCGAAGAGGCATGTTAAATTCTTTAAATATATCAGAGAAGGAAACTGCTGCTAAGACATTGTCTACCAAAACTGAAAATCTGTCTTTTTCTCAAGTTCCCAAGTTAGTGTATACCAGGAAAAAGGTTCAGACTATATCTCATATGAAAGGCAATAACAGTGGTCCAGTCTCAAAAAGTATAATATGCAAGAACAATGTACCTGAGACATATCCTTCCACAGAAACTCTGCAGGTGGGTTCTTCTGATGACAATTCAAATATAAGGGATTCATTTTGTGCTGAAGCCAAGATTGTTGGACGCTCCAGTTTGAATGCAGAGAAACCTTCGATGAACTCTAAAGCTGTATTAAACAGCATGGGTCCAGCTGTATTACAAGATCTAATTGTTGGTGAGAAAGATACTTCATACTTTTGTGATTTGTTTGTCTCACATTTAGAAAACCAGGTTGACAAGAATGTGGTTGGCCATGAAAACCTCCTACAGTTCAAAGATTCTGAAACATCTCATAAACAAGGGCCGAGTTTCAGTTGTGATCCCAATAGCATTCCATTTAGTTCAGATTTGAAGCCTCACAATATGGAACTTAATAATGGGCTAGTGGGAATTCTTGAGTTTGTGGGATGCTATACCCATCCTGTTCCTGTTTTGTCAGTGTTGTTGAGCACAAAGGGAAATCACATTTACATTTGTGTTTTATGTGGCCTACTGGTTGGTAAGGACATCAGCCTGTTCATCTACAAGGTAGACATTGAGGAACTGAAGGTTGGACACCCTTCTCTTGTTGGTCACACATCAGTAACTTTGCCGGATCTAACCGATTATTTTGGTGGA ATGGCTTTGGGAAGATCCTGTCTACAATTGACCCCAGATGGACAGTGTCTTGTTTTACTTGACAGTATTAAAACTCCTTTCTGCAG GCAAGGAAAAACCCATTGTCTGTGCACCACATGTGCGTCAAGCTGCTCTGAGGAGAATGCTGTTAAGATTGTCCAAGTAAAACTTGGTTATGTTTCATTAGTGGCAAGATTGAAAGCAGTAGAGAGTCAAAGATGTATATTGGTTTGTGAACCTAGCAATCTTGTTTCTGTTGGAAAGACTGGGAGACTGCATTTGTGGGTCATGGATTCAACATGGAG TGCACAAATGGAATATATGGTTATGCCATCTGAAGATTGCATCTCCCCTGGCATAGTGGAGTTGAAGAGAATTCCAAATTGTACTCATCTAATTGTCAGCCATAATGGTTACGGTGAATTCAGTTTATG ggatATTTTTAAACGCATCCTTGTGTCAAGGTTCTTGGTACCAAGTGCTTCAATTTGTCAATTTTTTCCTATCAGTTTGTTTGCTTGGCAAATGAATTTCCCTGTTTCTAGCCACTTTGATATGGAAGAACATGTCAATCAAATGATGGCTTCAACATCGAAGAAACAATTTTTGTCTGAAGGGGAAGATGTTGCTGTATGTCTTCTTGTTTCATCTTCTGATTTTGATGCTCAACAAGACTATGAATCAGGTGACTGCCACCCAAATCCAGTTGGACGGTGGAGGCTAGCTCTCATGGTGAAAAATATGGTGATCTTCGGAACTGCATTGGATTCAAG GGCTTCTGTCATCGGTGCTTCCGCTGGACAAGGGATCTGTGGTACTTGTGATGGACTTGTGTATATGTGGGAGCTATCTTCAGGAACCAAGCTTGGCACCATGCATCATTTTAAAG GTGGCGGTGTTTCATGTATTTCTACTGATGATTCAAGGTCAGGTGCCGTGGCCATAGCCGGGGACAATCAAGTGTTGGTTTATCTGCGCTCTAGAAAATATTCTGTAAACTGA
- the LOC133713061 gene encoding uncharacterized protein LOC133713061 isoform X3, with translation MANPNGAAVKEKPDDLEISSIGSLYSGPWDKKYWSSSRGKDRYPYPIGYGAVRAHNGSTYKMEIQEGPKGPLFSIIAADGQSCSGQTPDIAWDKFQKKCFPRTKIWHGKRFSCKIDGVEFFGFKNPFVQRLLRELATDVNGAAEQSLLPSSSCNGASRTDVDNRSPEAYSDLGRPQITGKRSRKRESGNAKSSSRTGINKTTTEDLVSISEASSPIKGSKRHCNNGNPMPSSLNEEHDIPAVLPPLVHLVPVHQEESEISAKDHLPLDSVGFFNHLSKDNIPEDSNGPGKCKATPAAINMSVDERKPVDRSQGTKMEDISFPMAPNDQNVDATIPQDCQGLTDVELFAPDTLDFTQDKTADSSSTIQLFAPDTLDSEGKNADSSSTIQDRSTMDVVIADGLLTESHPEEETPTVKSNASSQNIDFDSVGQEMAKSMMAFLLPQAIPLLNKGSKKKKGSGIPSEVLPFTVKSQKESNEITAPSPGLMPSNKDAKGKKMHTQSTDIDPIAPTKSIIPDSLDDDQNGDHVSNHLISLSDKAEPDQHNSDGAFPMNSHGHLVSSNEHGHNLAGNEHGHLLAANEYNKLIDDQQETSGSNDAYPSEEVGMASTGRLQECGQYILESLPVCATPYRKVFSEEITEKFHIDECPVGITLSSKKMNETAVDPTKETLQVGSSDDNSNIRDSFCAEAKIVGRSSLNAEKPSMNSKAVLNSMGPAVLQDLIVGEKDTSYFCDLFVSHLENQVDKNVVGHENLLQFKDSETSHKQGPSFSCDPNSIPFSSDLKPHNMELNNGLVGILEFVGCYTHPVPVLSVLLSTKGNHIYICVLCGLLVGKDISLFIYKVDIEELKVGHPSLVGHTSVTLPDLTDYFGGMALGRSCLQLTPDGQCLVLLDSIKTPFCRQGKTHCLCTTCASSCSEENAVKIVQVKLGYVSLVARLKAVESQRCILVCEPSNLVSVGKTGRLHLWVMDSTWSAQMEYMVMPSEDCISPGIVELKRIPNCTHLIVSHNGYGEFSLWDIFKRILVSRFLVPSASICQFFPISLFAWQMNFPVSSHFDMEEHVNQMMASTSKKQFLSEGEDVAVCLLVSSSDFDAQQDYESGDCHPNPVGRWRLALMVKNMVIFGTALDSRASVIGASAGQGICGTCDGLVYMWELSSGTKLGTMHHFKGGGVSCISTDDSRSGAVAIAGDNQVLVYLRSRKYSVN, from the exons ATGGCGAACCCTAACGGCGCCGCCGTCAAAGAGAAACCAGACGATCTGGAAATCAGCTCCATCGGTTCCCTCTACTCCGGCCCTTGGGACAAGAAGTACTGGAGCTCCTCTAGG GGGAAGGATCGATATCCGTATCCGATTGGGTATGGAGCTGTTCGAGCTCATAATGGGAGTACATATAAGATGGAAATTCAAGAGGGTCCTAAAGGACCTTTGTTTTCG ATTATTGCTGCCGATGGACAATCATGTTCCGGGCAAACCCCAGATATTGCTTGGGATAAATTCCAGAAGAAATGCTTTCCCCGCACAAAGATTTGGCATGGGAAGAGATTTTCGTGCAAGAtagatggtgtggag TTTTTTGGGTTTAAAAATCCATTTGTCCAGAGGCTACTTCGGGAGCTGGCAACAGATGTTAACGGAGCAGCAGAGCAAAGTTTGTTACCCTCGAGCTCCTGCAATGGAGCTTCTAGAACAGACGTTGATAACCGCTCCCCAGAGGCATATTCAGACTTGGGAAGACCACAAATCACAGGGAAGAGAAGTAGGAAACGTGAAAGTGGAAATGCAAAGTCATCCAGTCGGACAGGCATAAATAAGACTACAACTGAAGATCTGGTATCCATTTCTGAAGCTTCGAGTCCAATAAAAGGGAGTAAGAGACATTGTAATAATGGGAATCCCATGCCTTCTTCTTTAAATGAAGAACACGATATACCAGCAGTGTTGCCACCATTAGTGCATTTAGTACCGGTTCATCAAGAAGAGAGTGAGATTTCAGCCAAAGATCATTTGCCATTGGATTCTGTTGGCTTCTTCAATCATCTCAGCAAGGATAATATCCCTGAAGATTCAAATGGTCCTGGAAAATGTAAAGCCACTCCGGCAGCCATCAACATGTCCGTGGATGAAAGAAAACCT GTTGATAGGTCTCAGGGTACCAAGATGGAAGACATTAGTTTTCCAATGGCACCAAATGACCAAAATGTAGATGCTACAATTCCACAAGATTGCCAAGGTCTTACTGATGTTGAACTTTTTGCTCCTGATACCTTAGATTTTACACAAG ACAAAACAGCTGATTCGTCTTCAACTATCCAACTGTTTGCGCCTGATACCTTAGATTCAGAAG GTAAAAATGCGGATTCTTCTTCAACTATCCAAGATAGAAGCACCATGGATGTGGTCATTGCTGATGGGCTGCTGACTGAATCACATCCGGAAGAAGAAACGCCCACTGTTAAATCAAATGCAAGTTCCCAGaatattgattttgattcagTTGGTCAGGAAATGGCAAAGTCCATGATGGCATTTCTTCTTCCACAGGCTATTCCTCTCCTCAATAAGGGCTCTAAGAAGAAAAAGGGTTCTGGTATCCCTTCAGAAGTTCTGCCTTTTACAGTGAAATCTCAGAAGGAAAGCAATGAAATCACTGCTCCATCCCCTG GTTTAATGCCTTCCAATAAAGATGCAAAGGGGAAAAAGATGCATACCCAATCTACTGATATTGATCCAATTGCTCCAACAAAGTCTATTATTCCTGACAGTTTAGATGATGATCAAAATGGTGACCACGTATCCAATCACTTGATATCTTTGTCTGATAAGGCTGAACCTGATCAGCATAATTCTGATGGTGCATTCCCTATGAATAGTCATGGACATCTTGTTTCCAGCAATGAGCATGGTCATAATCTTGCTGGCAATGAGCATGGACATCTTCTTGCTGCCAATGAGTATAACAAATTGATAGATGATCAGCAAGAGACCAGCGGAAGCAACGATGCATATCCGTCTGAGGAAGTGGGCATGGCTTCAACTGGGAGGCTTCAGGAATGTGGCCAGTACATACTTGAGTCTCTTCCAGTTTGTGCAACTCCATATAGAAAAGTCTTTTCTGAAGAAATCACGGAGAAGTTCCATATTGATGAATGCCCAGTAGGTATTACTCTCAGTTCTAAGAAAATGAATGAAACTGCAGTTGATCCTACCAAAG AAACTCTGCAGGTGGGTTCTTCTGATGACAATTCAAATATAAGGGATTCATTTTGTGCTGAAGCCAAGATTGTTGGACGCTCCAGTTTGAATGCAGAGAAACCTTCGATGAACTCTAAAGCTGTATTAAACAGCATGGGTCCAGCTGTATTACAAGATCTAATTGTTGGTGAGAAAGATACTTCATACTTTTGTGATTTGTTTGTCTCACATTTAGAAAACCAGGTTGACAAGAATGTGGTTGGCCATGAAAACCTCCTACAGTTCAAAGATTCTGAAACATCTCATAAACAAGGGCCGAGTTTCAGTTGTGATCCCAATAGCATTCCATTTAGTTCAGATTTGAAGCCTCACAATATGGAACTTAATAATGGGCTAGTGGGAATTCTTGAGTTTGTGGGATGCTATACCCATCCTGTTCCTGTTTTGTCAGTGTTGTTGAGCACAAAGGGAAATCACATTTACATTTGTGTTTTATGTGGCCTACTGGTTGGTAAGGACATCAGCCTGTTCATCTACAAGGTAGACATTGAGGAACTGAAGGTTGGACACCCTTCTCTTGTTGGTCACACATCAGTAACTTTGCCGGATCTAACCGATTATTTTGGTGGA ATGGCTTTGGGAAGATCCTGTCTACAATTGACCCCAGATGGACAGTGTCTTGTTTTACTTGACAGTATTAAAACTCCTTTCTGCAG GCAAGGAAAAACCCATTGTCTGTGCACCACATGTGCGTCAAGCTGCTCTGAGGAGAATGCTGTTAAGATTGTCCAAGTAAAACTTGGTTATGTTTCATTAGTGGCAAGATTGAAAGCAGTAGAGAGTCAAAGATGTATATTGGTTTGTGAACCTAGCAATCTTGTTTCTGTTGGAAAGACTGGGAGACTGCATTTGTGGGTCATGGATTCAACATGGAG TGCACAAATGGAATATATGGTTATGCCATCTGAAGATTGCATCTCCCCTGGCATAGTGGAGTTGAAGAGAATTCCAAATTGTACTCATCTAATTGTCAGCCATAATGGTTACGGTGAATTCAGTTTATG ggatATTTTTAAACGCATCCTTGTGTCAAGGTTCTTGGTACCAAGTGCTTCAATTTGTCAATTTTTTCCTATCAGTTTGTTTGCTTGGCAAATGAATTTCCCTGTTTCTAGCCACTTTGATATGGAAGAACATGTCAATCAAATGATGGCTTCAACATCGAAGAAACAATTTTTGTCTGAAGGGGAAGATGTTGCTGTATGTCTTCTTGTTTCATCTTCTGATTTTGATGCTCAACAAGACTATGAATCAGGTGACTGCCACCCAAATCCAGTTGGACGGTGGAGGCTAGCTCTCATGGTGAAAAATATGGTGATCTTCGGAACTGCATTGGATTCAAG GGCTTCTGTCATCGGTGCTTCCGCTGGACAAGGGATCTGTGGTACTTGTGATGGACTTGTGTATATGTGGGAGCTATCTTCAGGAACCAAGCTTGGCACCATGCATCATTTTAAAG GTGGCGGTGTTTCATGTATTTCTACTGATGATTCAAGGTCAGGTGCCGTGGCCATAGCCGGGGACAATCAAGTGTTGGTTTATCTGCGCTCTAGAAAATATTCTGTAAACTGA